GTGATTAAATCGCTAAAGTTTTCCGCCGCGCTGCCGACATACCGGGTAGAGAACCTTTATTGGGAGCACTGCCATGAAAATCGAAAGCTCAGGCAAGCCCGTGGCGGGCGTGTCGGTCGCCGAGAACCGCGGCCGCGTCAACACCCCTAAAACCGAAACCCCGGCCAGCAGCGACAAGGTCCAGCTGTCGTCGCTGTCGTCCACGCTGCAGAAGGCGGAGGCGGCAATGGAAAACACCCCTGCGGTCGATTCCTCCCGCGTCGCCGAGATTCGCCAGGCGATCGCCGAG
Above is a window of Azoarcus olearius DNA encoding:
- the flgM gene encoding flagellar biosynthesis anti-sigma factor FlgM, producing MKIESSGKPVAGVSVAENRGRVNTPKTETPASSDKVQLSSLSSTLQKAEAAMENTPAVDSSRVAEIRQAIAEGRFKIDSSKIADGLINSVRDLLGDKS